In the Necator americanus strain Aroian chromosome X, whole genome shotgun sequence genome, CTAGCTGATCTCTCATACATTCGTGACAGCATACCCTACCCTCACGAATTTCTCAGATGAGCGAAAACGAAAAGGTCTATTGTGTACGAAGTTTCCTGTAGGATGTACCGGTCCAATTTCGTGTTTCGCATTGTCAGACTATTCCGATCTTGACTAAGACATCCCTTGTCTCGTTACCGATTTCATTTTCTGACCGAATTCATTATGTCTAAATTGAATGCAGTCTTCTAAAATGGGAGCAGATCTTGAGTTTTCTACCACACCCCTCGAGCATTTCCTGCCACTGAATTCATTCTGGTTTGAGAGGAACATGACTAAACTGGAATTGGATACACACAAAGCTCTGTTTTTGGTGATGCGTACTTAGGATCGAGCACTAGAAGATGTTTACTAATAGGTCCCAGCGGAGGAAGTATCTTAGATACTGCAAAGTTTAATGCGGTTCTTCTTGTATCACTCAAATCATTACCTAACCAGCGCGAAGTTCGCCAGCTTCTCGCGCTGGTAACACTGTTATTCAAACATATGTGCTaatgagcgtccggctaacgTAGGATATCAGACTTCCTGTGGTGCTTCTTCCGCTCGCCTTTAATCATCAATAGAAATTGGTACTGATACCTtcctaattttcaattttctctaaCAACAccttcttggtttttttaaatactgatGAAATGGTGTTCAAATGAAGTGATGGTTCCATTGAATTCTTCCCAAATGCGTCAGTACTACTTCTGGAGAGTATTAAAAGAACTTAATTCTACACTTATACTTCTTCGATATCGTCACAATGTGGAAGCATTATTCGGAGTATGggtttctcttcctttttcctcaacaattagcacagaatgatgcgCTAACAAGAAACGACGTAAAGTGAATCTCGTCATCGCGTACTGATAAGGATatggttccacctcagattatgtgtgttagctactatttaagcagccgtttgcacgtTTGTCTCCAGTTTCTGGAGGAAGATATTACCAACCTGATAGAAAAATTGCAGCACCTCCACCTAACGGACGACGGATTCAGTGCCTCTTGCATTTAGTGGcaataaatatggaaaaagTCTAAATCTACTGAGTGAAAATATCGATTTTACCTACTTGTTGGTTTGCATACTTTCCTCCTAGGTTCAGCAGGATCCTGTCTACTGACGTTTTACAATATTTCGATTGTGAATGCTAGATGACATATCCGGATTACCCAGTAGATGCTCCTTTTGCATTTCAACTGcaagtttcttgtttctcccGCATAGTTTTTTGAGGAGGTTACCAGGACTTAGTACATCGTTTACTTGTTCCCGGAATTATATGGCATCTGCAGACTAGACGCTCTTTGCAAAACGCTCTTTAGTGTATTTGAGAATCCGAGGTCTTACTGGGCTTAGAAAGAATGAACATGACAGGTACACTATTAGTCTCTTGTGAAAAGTAGTCTATAATCTAGGGAATCCCAAAAGTTGATCGCTAAAATCACCTCCAAATAGAGCGTAAGCGCTCTGAATTTGTTTctacttattctttttttacgcactttatatatattttactTAGTTTAGTTTTGCGCTTACTTTactttgttatattattttcgGGAAGATGTCACATGTCCCAACCACACCCCGGACACTGGTCACATTATTCAAGTCTAAACAGTGCTAATGCTAGATTTGAATGAGTTTGAGAGGAGAAGTTTGTGAAACCAAGACTGCGAGTGTCAATAGTAAAGAACTACCAAGGCTAACGTTTCAACattgccttcgtcagagcccaGAAGGCGGAAGATATGTAAAAATATTTCCTGAGTGCTTCATATACAACAAGACACGTTTTACACGAAACTGTCATATCTCTGCTCTAAAGTTGTTGCCACGGTCTGATGGGGCTGAACGTTGTTGTTGACGAATAAAAAGGTAACGAAGTCGTGCAACGGacgtgaaaattgaaaacaataatCGATTGGATCCCTCATAAAGCGGGTAAGCGGCCAGGTTGTCTAGTGCTGAAAAGGGGAATGAGAACGGAGTAAACTCAAATTCAGTGAGAGTGGTCCATAGTCCTGATACTGATGTGGCAGAGCCCAAAAGTCTGATTAGAGGCAGAAAAGATGCCCGTACGTGATGAAATaagatcagaaagaaaagaagttttggATGTCTGTCTCATAGTCTAGAGTTTGGGGGACTTCAACATGGGGCTAGAACTACCTGAAGTTCGGTGCGGTTCGTGACGAGCTGCTTTCGAAGCGGATAGAGAAGGAATATCCTCTACATGAAACAAATGATCTCAGACAGTGTCAGATGTGGGCGACCGTCATGCTCTCAAAAACTGGATAGGTTGTTAGGATCATTTATGCATATTACGCCAGGAGAATGCCTGAGCTCGAACGTGATGATTTCGTCATAATCGATATCATATCTTGCTTACATGTTATATCACACCATATCATACCATCGAGATATAGAGTAAAGGGTTTAGAATGTGTGCGTTTGTTTGTGtctgcacacacacacacagaggCTAAAAATGGATGTCATTGAAATATGTTTTGCAGTGAAACATAATTAACTCCGCTTTAGTCTTTTTCTTTAGGGATCCCTTCAACGTTTTAAGATTGCTGTACTGGCATCAGAACACAGAAGAATGGAGTGGTCGGTTCTCACAGCATGCAATGGGTGCGGTAAGAAATTGAGCGGGTTTTTTCTTGTGTACCACTACCGCACTACCTAACAGACGGATCTGTCATGAACTAATTGAGACATATGAACCGTTTCTTGGGCGGCCCATGAAGTGGCAATATCCAGTAGGtattcagctgaagactgtGTTGCTCGACAACCCTCTCGAAGATCtaacgtagtggatggcccagaaaaGAATACGTTGTTTATCTCACATATCTGGTGATATGAAGTGAGCGGTGCGGAGCTGTCTGCAAAAAGCGGATGTACAGAACGACGctagggttgtggaaataccaaCAGCAAAACTCAAGTGTCAGCTGGTGTGAAATCGTGTGTATGACTGACCCTGCACAACTCGCAGCTGCATCGTTTCCCCTCATGGCAGAAggggtgattgcatggtattAGGAGTGGTGtgtcgtatcacgtgcaggttgtgcggtgatgATTACAttggggaaacgggacgctcACTGTGCGTTTGGATCAAGGAGCATCTAAATGTAAAATAGATCTAAGCTAGATCTAAGCTATGCACCCACTCGGAGCAGCGCAGAATACGACATCAAATCTCCGAAAAGAAGTATATGTTAAGATAGAAGgattggaagaagaaaatgaagaagagaggacttggagattgttaaGATACTATCtttcgagtccgagatcatagcACGCAGAAAATTAGAGGCACTTTGGATAACTGCGAAAAGTCCATAATGAACAGAAATGAtaagtgcattgcgatcacaaacgaacggGCCACATATCAAGATCTGTGCGGGTTTGGATCTACGGGGGGCCTCTTAAAAACCATTGTAAGttgttgtggtacgtggtagTCTGATACATTATTAAATCcagcaaatgaggtaagcactagccgatgtgttgtcCTTTGAATTTGGCTATCGTTTGAATACTATCTGTAGGGTGATCAGGCGCTTGAGAGGTTAagtcactgatggctttgataTTTCTAGGCTCTGACAAAGCCGGtaatgccgaaacgttagctgttaataatgATCAACACcattggctacagctcaagcaaatcagtaaagaaaaactacCTAATCAATATGCCAAGAtccaaggacagtcgaacatgggcaatggTTGCATAGCGTTTCACCCAAATAGTACGCTTCCGTCTTCTCCCCTTTATGCTACTCTCATCATGTTTGCCAGATCCATTTATCAAAAATTAGATATACGCATGCAGACAGCTGTTCGAATAGTAGACagcagtttacgtgatctgaggtagggtctttttttttaacagtatAATGATGGTGTTCGCGTAATTTCGTGTGTTAGCACATAATTTTATGTCAATTGTTGGGAAGAAAGATGAGAAGAGTTTGTAAAACatcgaataatgttttcaaattgtagcAGCCCCGATGGAATATATATACAGTATAATATActatacaatatatatatatatattcaagtttgaatattctttaGTAGTGGAACTGATGCGTTTATCAGAAAGACCACGATGCCTTTCAATAATGCACATTATTCAAGAAAGGAGCGGGGAAAACGGCcgttagaaataaaaacagttcTAATTCATTGGAGAATTTTGCGAAAAGCTTCCCtttcctctatttttgttGGCGAGTGGAGACGAGAAAAGCGAGCACCATGTAGTCGCACTATATAGCACCTCTGAAGGTCCGGAGTAGCCGTACTTTCAGAGTGATGCTATAAATTCTGATTTTGTCGTGTTTTCGTCTGATGTTCGGGTGTTGCGTGCGCaaatgaacatatttttcgCAAATTTATTACTATGTTAAGAAGGTTCTTTCTTTGTGGCTAATGAAGTAACGTTAACGATAGCTCTTGGCACATGCCTGAAATGTCACTTGGACAACCTAAATGTGCTGAGAATATCTTTTAATTTCAAGTTTGAGaaggtttttaaaatttctgtgGAAAATTCCTTCCCTTTCCTCTCGTACAGCATGGATGACTGTAGTGTCGATGTGTTCCTGCAttagaaattttccttctgGTACCGTAGTAGCCAATTCGCGTTAAGCATTAAAACAGTTTCTTTTGATATAGGATCATTTCCTACGTTTAAATCTGAGTGTATTGTGGTCTCGTTAAACTCGATGTGTCATTTTTATCAATAGATCCGGTTTATTTGAAGTAGTAGgctaaaaatacaaaatttttgcagagCTCACTTAGATATTTTTAATTgcaaaagaataaattatcCATCGGCAGCTGATCGGCGATCCGAATTGTCCTGTCATGTTGCTGTTGTACCTTCGTTGGACAAAGTGTAGCTAACGTGGTTTTCcatccttctctttttcataaGCAACATCTCGCATCTTAAGCATATCTGTGTCGAGAGAAGCAAACTATGGACAATCCTAGGTAGTGTTTAGAGCCGAATTGATCGTGCATTAACCAAAGaggatttctcaaaaaattgtCTCAGGACACAACTACAAAAAATGACGACTTCGTGTGCATATGTGAAATAAAGATTGAGCAAGTGCATAAGCATCTGCTCTTGAAGTGGCACGAAGGACCTTGCTACTGCGGTTAGGGCAGGGCCCTACTCTgtccgattaaaggcatcaccccacgaatctgaggtggtacggatttcaggtggagtattcgtatacgggatagtagattatggagagcggggtgattccgtaactttcttcctagttggcgtaaaaaacggccaggaagatgcgacgccgcacagggctgccgcactccagtcaaactccctgtagaaaatagtgcgccagaacacctgaagccgtatcttccgggccgttttttccggcaattaggaagaaatggacggaatcaccccctctccataatctactattccgtatacgaatactccacctgaaatccgtaccacctcagattcgtgtggtgatgcttttaaatccGATTGCAGCCTATGAGGCTCCCAGCTCCATCGCAAATGCTAGCTACATCATGCCACTTCTAGTACAACTGTTTACACAATTGCGCCAGACAGCTTGTTTTGATCTAACTGTAAGCAGAGGAGGCACACaatctttctaaaaataaaaaaaagtagggaataaaatagaagatgTATCATTAGCCAAACGAGAACTTTACTGAACCAGTGTCGTCGAGTCGCAAAACAAGTAATTCAACTGCACATTCTTAATTTATGACATGAAGCGTGACTGGCAGGTCTGCTTCGTTTTAAATCGTTTGTCTTTGCAAGTAAAATTAATGCTTTGCTTAATTTATTTCCTGCTTCTAGCTCGATTCTTGCTCCTCTTTTTCAGCCGAGCGATTTCTTCGAGTAGTGCACAcgctttttttcatccttcccCGCCCGGAGATGTTCGCCGCAGTGGCAGAGGTGGGGAACAATCCTTGATCGGGGAGAGATTGCATAGCGCATTCGGAGTCCTGACATTTTGCACTAAACACAGCATAGAAAAATGAGTATGGTAGTGAATTAATTACCGTCTCGTGTAGGTGTTTCGCTGCGTAATGTAGCACAGCTTGACGTTTTGGGAACATTGGAAAGACCTCCCGACTCTCTTCGAAACCAGCACGCATCTTAAGAAGATCGATTTTTGGGAGTGATTACTAAAACTAACGGAACTATTAGCCATTACCTGATCAACTAAACATGCCGTAAAAATCACCCAAGCTTGTCCAGCTCCTGGAAGATCCCGTACAGCTTCCTGTCCTAAGACCACATCAATAATTGTCTCTCCAAGCTTCTCCCAGTATTCTCCAGTGAGACCATATGGACGGAGAGGGCCATGGGTATGACCTTTGGAATATGAGCaacattttatccttattaTCTATGTCTTACATAAAATGGACGAAACTTTTGGATGTTCCAGCTGTTATACCTATTATTTTGGGGTCCATAGGAAATCCAGTATCAGTGCGTTTAGATAGTTCAAGTTCCATGTTTTTGAGTACTACGTCGAACATTTTGACGGTTACCTGGAAAGTTTCTTCAATGACTTCGCACGAGGGAGTCAGCAACTACATCATGTTTGTGACTTCAGAAAAACGTTTTCTCTTTGTGTTATATTTTAACGGcgaaaaaatgcaatttgGCTCGTTGTAGACGTTTCAAACTGGATAATGGAAGGAAACATaccttatttattgttatctgCTATTTGTTCTAGCCATGCTAGAGATCTCTttaaggcattaccccacgaatcgagGTAGTgctggtttcaggtggattatgcctatacggggttatggggaagagggtgattccgtccatttcttcctaatttccgtaaaaaacggcctggaagatgcgccgcgtgcagaaggctggcgcgctccaatcaaactcgttgtagaaaatagcgctccgaaAGGCTCAAAGTGCAaccttccgagccgttttttgcggcaatcaggaagaaatggacggaatcaccctcttctccataatttgcgaccccgtataggcataagccacctgaaacccgcaccacctcagattcgtggggtgatgcctttaaagacagcgCATCACGACGACGTGGTGCGGAGCCCACAGCGACGGCGTAGAGTTAGGATAATAGATTGCGGAACTCAgcgtggttccactcatctttcTCTAGCCGTCCTAagaccgctttagttcctgaAATGTACTTTAGAACACATGAGCcctacgctttcgctgtgggttccgcactacatcaaaatcgtgatacgctgtctttaacggaaattagaaaacaacaatataCAACATTAGCCCTTTGTGCGTGTTCGCATTAGTCGCTGATTCCGATTCAGTATTCGATTTCATCTGATACTGAAAACAGACGTTTCGCCAACCTTCGTTAACTACTCTCATACCTTCATAATCCTGCCAATAACGTATGTTAATGACAAGATAAGGAACTACAAGAAGCCGTGTTGTTAAAAAATCGATTGGAAATTTCCGACCTCTCGCATTGCACTTTATCCCATGCCTCAAACAAGTGTGAAAACATCAACCAATTTGATTTtccaagttttgaaaaaaaaaagttttggttTCTGTTAGGTTTTCCACGCGTTTTCGACCAGGTTTCTGTTCTTGAAGGATAAGCCTTTAAACTGCAGTTGGTACGCCGTCTTTATGTCAAACATTTTTGCGGAATCTAAAGCTCAGGTTGTCATGTGTCAGAATCCGCTAAAATTGAATGTTAACAATCTTTCAGAAACTTTAAAGCTTTGAAACAAGGTGCTTCAAGTGGATTCTAAGTAGAATGTGATTTTCCTTCAGAGATCACAGGTGCACATTTTGACAAACTTTGGCCCATTAAGAATTgtaattgaaaataaagacCAATGCAAGAGAAAAAGGAGCAGCGGGAGTTGTGAGCACGCCCGAAGTACGTAAAATACGTTACAATATGTAGCAGAGAATATTGAAAAAAGCAGCGTCGCCACCTGGGCTACTCACATTACCTGCTCTCAAACGTTGAAAATATCGGACGAAGTCATCACAGTACCTGAGCATTGCAAACAAGATGATGAGAAGTTATATGGAAAA is a window encoding:
- a CDS encoding hypothetical protein (NECATOR_CHRX.G24871.T1), translated to MGNNQIYISGPMERYFNDPRTFETTVSSPIKHYDYGAKLNRMQKRALRFTWHRLQTRNGGKRVENVFEEVFDRLARTLPCLKDMFTTRMFLCAMARNETASLRDHAKVTVKMFDVVLKNMELELSKRTDTGFPMDPKIIGHTHGPLRPYGLTGEYWEKLGETIIDVVLGQEAVRDLPGAGQAWVIFTACLVDQMRAGFEESREVFPMFPKRQAVLHYAAKHLHETDSECAMQSLPDQGLFPTSATAANISGRGRMKKSVCTTRRNRSAEKEEQESS
- a CDS encoding hypothetical protein (NECATOR_CHRX.G24871.T2); this encodes MQKRALRFTWHRLQTRNGGKRVENVFEEVFDRLARTLPCLKDMFTTRMFLCAMARNETASLRDHAKVTVKMFDVVLKNMELELSKRTDTGFPMDPKIIGHTHGPLRPYGLTGEYWEKLGETIIDVVLGQEAVRDLPGAGQAWVIFTACLVDQMRAGFEESREVFPMFPKRQAVLHYAAKHLHETDSECAMQSLPDQGLFPTSATAANISGRGRMKKSVCTTRRNRSAEKEEQESS